In Aspergillus nidulans FGSC A4 chromosome II, the genomic stretch agttTACCGAGAACCGCGAActcgagcttcagcttgacgCTGTAGACGACGCCCTTGATCATTGTTTCCATGATGTAGTAGTCCATGTAttcgacgacgaggaggccaATGTCCATAAGGATAATGATCAAGTTGATCGCGACAAGCTGATACATGATCTTGCGTTTCCCCCTGTCTGGGTCGAGACGGAGCATGCGAATCGTTTCTGAGATATACAGGGCGGAGAGGACGAATTCCTGGATGCAGAAGCCGGTCAtctggatcttctccatgaCATTATATCCGTTGATGTAGCCGCGTCGTCCAGCCGCCAGGTTAGAGCCGTAGGTGAGGACTGTTGTGGGGACGtggaggatgacgacattgatgatgatcataGCTAGCACTCGACGGAGGATGCGCTGGTTAGGGAGGACGAGGTGCAGCCTCGAGTACAGCACGACAGCTTGACCAGTGACCATGCAATACCAGCCAATAGTAATGAAAGTGACCGAAAGCCATGTTGCAGATGTCAGGTTAAAGAACTTGAGCAGGAATCCGAGTGAATACGGAATGAGCCCCACGGACGATGATATAAGTAAGCTCCAAAAGTACAAGCCCCTATAGTCACTGAATGTGACAAATACGAGGGCAATGAGCTCGATGGCGTTGTACCAGGTGATTCCGGCGAGTGTCGCGATGATGATCTCAAGGCTTAGGCTGTCGCCCGAATACCCTCCAGTGATGCCATTTCCTGGtgagctgctggagaccaTATCGCTAATTCTGAGAAAGCTGTTGCTGGCTGTGGGATGCGGTGACGAGATTCATGGTGTGCCTGAGGTGAAAAAGAGGCAACGGCGGCCAGATTGAACCGGTCAgtaaagaagagagaggagaggggagagcggagaggggagagcggagaggaaagagagcgagaatgACAGAGTAACacaagaagacaaagaagaagaatgaatgaacgaggagatggagagtTGAGCGAgctggatgagatgagatgGCCGTCAGGTGAGAAGGCCAATGGAGCCGTTCAGGGCGAGAAAATACCCCGGACTGGGACCGTCACACCTCcaaccaccagcagccaACAACACCACTCAATGGACGCGAGATTCACACGCAGAGGCAAGTAGTGAGCTAACGCCCAGGACAGAGGAGACCACTACGGAAAGATCAGGAAAAGAgcaagggaaaaaaaagcccGGTGCCCCGACGCCCAAGATCCAGCACACAGAATGGAGAAAATCGCAGCCCCAAGAACCAAGATCGGGCCTAACACAAAGTGAGTAAGATGGCAACTGAGTAGGAGCAGGGGCTGAGCCTGATGATGAGGGAAAGAAACCGATGATGTGCAGCCTATTTTCGGATGGGCGTTTTCGAGTCAGCCTTCGAGCTGCAGGCCCCCAAGGCCAAGACAATAAGTTCTCCCCTCGCCcccttcttccaccttggAAGTCCTTGCTAATAACAAGCTAATAACAATGAATTAGTACAGGTGTAAGTGAGACGCTGACCTTCAGAAACCAACCGTTACGTTACTCAGCCAAGCGGCTTTCACCGACATGGCCCGTGAACATTTCCCCAGGTCTACTCCGTGTGCCTCACTgcttcccctctcctctctccacGCCTTGAGTGGATCGTGCAATCAAAATGGACCTTGTTTTGGGCCCCCGTACCCAGAACAGCGAATCTAGTCACGGCCGCCCCAGATGGATCGTCCATGTGGGCCCATCTAAGAGCCCCAGATCCAATGATGAATCTCAGGAATCTGATCCTCGCCAGTGGCAGACCTGACGGCTGACTATCTTGGCTTGATCGCTTAGAGCTGGGCGTCTCTGGCAAGGAGCAATTCTCCCGAAGGCTATCCATACCTC encodes the following:
- a CDS encoding uncharacterized protein (transcript_id=CADANIAT00004466) — encoded protein: MVSSSSPGNGITGGYSGDSLSLEIIIATLAGITWYNAIELIALVFVTFSDYRGLYFWSLLISSSVGLIPYSLGFLLKFFNLTSATWLSVTFITIGWYCMVTGQAVVLYSRLHLVLPNQRILRRVLAMIIINVVILHVPTTVLTYGSNLAAGRRGYINGYNVMEKIQMTGFCIQEFVLSALYISETIRMLRLDPDRGKRKIMYQLVAINLIIILMDIGLLVVEYMDYYIMETMIKGVVYSVKLKLEFAVLGKLVFLVRSHIWKQESVTGSPPEFPDFVDATRVTSDLTHATPTNRQRCHPFMDEVDVDIAMFEHSSLTRESGTGHSDISHALSGETQTNNPPCSERDFTESSQRLPTSYFRRSASTR
- a CDS encoding uncharacterized protein (transcript_id=CADANIAT00004467); its protein translation is MEKIAAPRTKIGPNTNTGVYSVCLTASPLLSPRLEWIVQSKWTLFWAPVPRTANLVTAAPDGSSMWAHLRAPDPMMNLRNLILASGRPDG